A portion of the Clostridium gelidum genome contains these proteins:
- a CDS encoding LacI family DNA-binding transcriptional regulator produces MSVTISDIAKEAKVSSATVSRVLNNSGYVKEETKQRILDVIKERNYAPSAIARSLSKSETNTIGVIVPDITNAYFGEIIKGISDIAEKNNLNIILFNTDNYLEKEIRALNLLREQRIKGIIMTPGFGEEKFNETYIKTINNINIPIILVSADVKFTKLNGVFVDNIKGGFDATNLLIKEGHTRIGIMAGLLSSEPIADRLEGYKKALEENNIAFNNKYIYYGDFKLDKAYELTKKLFEEKDPPTALVICSNMMTMGVIKALKEENKDIPKDLAIIGFDKIDFLDMVGLNITYMEDCPIELGRASMDMLCDIIRNTDETGVRRLIIAPQIIAKGSEKRL; encoded by the coding sequence ATGTCAGTAACGATAAGTGATATTGCAAAAGAAGCAAAGGTATCATCAGCAACAGTATCAAGAGTTCTTAATAATTCAGGATACGTAAAAGAAGAAACCAAACAAAGAATATTAGATGTAATAAAAGAGAGAAATTATGCGCCAAGTGCAATTGCTAGAAGTTTATCAAAAAGTGAAACTAATACAATAGGTGTTATTGTTCCAGACATAACCAATGCTTATTTTGGAGAAATTATAAAAGGGATAAGTGATATTGCTGAAAAAAATAATTTGAATATAATTTTGTTTAATACAGATAATTATTTAGAAAAAGAAATACGTGCTCTTAATTTACTAAGGGAACAAAGAATTAAAGGGATTATAATGACTCCAGGTTTTGGTGAAGAAAAGTTTAATGAAACTTATATAAAAACAATAAACAATATAAATATTCCAATAATTTTAGTTTCAGCAGATGTTAAGTTTACCAAATTAAACGGAGTTTTTGTAGATAATATAAAAGGTGGATTTGATGCAACAAACTTATTAATTAAAGAAGGCCATACTAGAATAGGAATTATGGCAGGTCTATTAAGTTCAGAACCAATAGCAGATAGATTAGAAGGATATAAAAAAGCATTAGAAGAGAATAATATTGCGTTTAATAATAAATACATTTACTATGGAGATTTCAAATTAGATAAAGCATATGAACTGACTAAAAAATTATTTGAAGAAAAAGATCCTCCTACAGCCTTAGTCATTTGTAGTAATATGATGACTATGGGAGTAATAAAAGCATTAAAAGAGGAAAATAAAGATATACCTAAAGATTTAGCCATAATAGGTTTTGATAAAATTGATTTTCTAGATATGGTAGGACTAAACATCACATATATGGAGGATTGTCCAATTGAACTAGGACGTGCATCAATGGATATGCTTTGTGATATTATAAGAAATACTGATGAGACTGGTGTAAGAAGACTGATTATTGCACCACAAATAATAGCTAAAGGCTCTGAGAAAAGGTTATAA
- a CDS encoding BMP family lipoprotein, protein MKKIIALLMTTMMMGTMVGCGSSSTKTEDKGTSSEKEYKVAMVTDTGGVNDQSFNQSSWEGLQSFEKNNKGAKSSYLESKQESDYATNLDKVVDGGNKLVWGIGFAMSDAITNSAKSNPDVSYAIVDNSYGDKTPANVTGVMFRAQEPSFMVGYVAAKTTKTNKVGFIGGIKGNIIDQFQYGYQAGVQYAAKELGKDITVDVQYAESFGDASKGKAIANKMFSSGCDIVFHAAGNVGVGVIEAAKEANKFAIGVDRDQAYLAPANVLTSALKLSSVAVENISKEAMSGNKIGGKTYTYGLKENAVGIPTENKNMDPAVYKATIAIQDKIKDGSIVPPFNEETFKAFGK, encoded by the coding sequence ATGAAAAAAATTATCGCATTATTAATGACAACAATGATGATGGGAACTATGGTTGGTTGTGGATCAAGTAGTACTAAAACAGAGGATAAAGGAACTAGCAGTGAAAAGGAATATAAGGTAGCAATGGTAACTGATACAGGTGGAGTAAATGACCAATCATTTAATCAATCTTCATGGGAAGGTCTACAAAGCTTCGAGAAAAATAATAAAGGGGCTAAGTCAAGTTATTTAGAATCTAAGCAAGAATCAGATTATGCTACTAATTTAGATAAAGTTGTTGATGGTGGTAATAAATTAGTTTGGGGTATTGGTTTTGCAATGTCAGATGCAATAACAAATTCAGCAAAATCAAATCCAGATGTTAGCTATGCTATAGTTGATAATTCATATGGAGATAAGACTCCAGCTAATGTAACAGGAGTTATGTTTAGAGCTCAAGAACCATCATTTATGGTAGGTTATGTAGCGGCAAAGACAACTAAAACAAATAAAGTAGGATTTATTGGTGGTATAAAAGGTAATATAATAGATCAATTCCAATATGGATATCAAGCAGGTGTACAATATGCAGCAAAAGAATTAGGTAAAGACATTACTGTTGATGTTCAATATGCTGAAAGCTTCGGTGATGCATCAAAAGGAAAAGCAATTGCAAATAAAATGTTCTCTTCAGGATGCGATATCGTATTCCATGCAGCAGGTAATGTAGGTGTAGGTGTAATCGAAGCAGCTAAAGAAGCAAATAAGTTTGCAATAGGTGTTGACCGTGATCAAGCATACTTAGCTCCTGCTAATGTTTTAACATCAGCATTAAAATTATCAAGTGTTGCAGTTGAAAATATTTCAAAAGAGGCTATGAGTGGAAATAAAATTGGTGGAAAAACATATACTTATGGTTTAAAGGAAAATGCTGTAGGAATTCCAACAGAAAACAAAAATATGGATCCAGCAGTATATAAAGCAACTATTGCTATTCAAGATAAAATTAAAGATGGTTCAATAGTGCCTCCTTTTAATGAAGAAACTTTTAAAGCTTTTGGTAAATAA
- a CDS encoding ABC transporter ATP-binding protein yields the protein MEISEQYAVQMRGITKMFGSFCALDDISIDIKKGTIHALLGENGAGKSTLMNVLYGLYQADGGETYLNGEKINIKNPNIAIENGIGMVHQHFMLVENFTVTQNIILGGEVTSKFGILDMKKARAEIINIVEKYGLEVDPDAKVEDISVGMQQRIEILKALYRGADLLILDEPTAVLTPQEIQDLIKIMNNLVADGKTIIIITHKLKEIKESSDVCTIIRRGKYIDTVNVKEVTGSELATMMVGHAVKLVVDKEPAKPEEVVFEIDNLSVKDERKLDAVKNLSLKVRKGEIVGIAGIDGNGQKELIEAITCLTRCESGTIKINGTEIQNTTTENVIKHKISTIHEDRQKRGLVLDFSVAENVVIEKYKSKPYCKNGFLNNEEIISHTKDMIKQYDIRPDNCELAPVRGLSGGNQQKVIIAREVASDPDLLIAVQPTRGLDVGAIEYVHKTLIRERDKGKAVLLVSFELDEVMNVSDTIAVIYAGTIVDTFKQGDVDENTIGLLMAGGKGNENSSKDS from the coding sequence ATGGAAATTAGCGAACAATATGCAGTGCAAATGCGTGGAATTACAAAAATGTTTGGTTCGTTCTGTGCCTTAGATGATATCAGTATTGATATTAAAAAGGGTACAATTCATGCACTACTCGGAGAAAATGGAGCAGGTAAAAGTACACTAATGAATGTACTTTATGGATTATATCAAGCTGACGGAGGAGAGACATATCTTAATGGTGAAAAGATAAATATAAAGAACCCTAATATAGCTATTGAAAATGGAATAGGAATGGTTCACCAACACTTTATGCTAGTTGAAAATTTTACGGTAACACAAAATATTATATTAGGTGGTGAAGTTACAAGTAAATTTGGAATATTGGATATGAAAAAAGCTCGCGCAGAAATAATAAATATTGTAGAAAAATATGGATTAGAAGTAGATCCAGATGCAAAAGTTGAAGATATTTCAGTAGGGATGCAACAACGTATTGAAATATTAAAAGCATTATACCGTGGAGCTGATTTATTAATATTAGATGAACCAACAGCAGTGCTTACTCCACAAGAGATCCAAGATTTAATAAAGATTATGAATAATCTTGTTGCAGATGGGAAAACAATAATTATAATTACACACAAATTAAAGGAAATAAAGGAATCCTCTGATGTTTGTACAATAATTCGTAGAGGAAAATATATAGATACAGTTAATGTTAAAGAGGTAACAGGTTCAGAACTTGCTACTATGATGGTAGGTCATGCAGTTAAATTGGTTGTTGATAAGGAACCTGCCAAACCAGAGGAAGTTGTGTTTGAAATAGATAATTTAAGTGTAAAGGATGAAAGAAAATTAGATGCAGTTAAGAATTTATCACTTAAGGTTCGTAAAGGAGAAATTGTTGGTATTGCAGGAATTGATGGAAATGGACAAAAGGAATTAATTGAAGCAATTACATGTCTAACAAGATGTGAGAGCGGTACCATTAAAATAAATGGAACAGAAATACAAAATACTACTACTGAAAATGTAATTAAACATAAAATCTCAACAATACATGAAGATAGACAAAAAAGAGGACTTGTATTAGATTTTAGTGTTGCTGAAAATGTTGTAATAGAAAAATATAAAAGCAAACCGTATTGTAAAAATGGTTTTTTAAATAATGAAGAAATTATCTCTCATACTAAGGATATGATAAAACAGTATGACATAAGACCTGATAACTGTGAATTAGCGCCTGTCAGAGGATTATCCGGAGGAAATCAACAAAAAGTTATAATTGCAAGAGAAGTAGCTAGTGATCCAGATTTATTAATTGCAGTTCAACCAACCCGTGGATTAGATGTAGGAGCAATTGAGTATGTTCATAAAACATTAATTAGAGAAAGGGATAAAGGAAAAGCAGTTCTTTTAGTTTCTTTTGAACTTGACGAAGTTATGAATGTTTCGGATACTATAGCTGTAATTTATGCTGGTACTATTGTAGATACATTTAAGCAAGGAGATGTTGATGAAAATACGATAGGTTTATTAATGGCAGGAGGTAAAGGTAATGAAAACAGTAGTAAAGATTCTTAA
- a CDS encoding ABC transporter permease, which produces MKTVVKILKKPVTATFIAIFLGFVVSAIVLSLAGYNSIDAFSALFNGIFSKPKYMSNTIIKATPIILTGLSVAFAFKTGLFNIGAEGQYIIGTIAATMVGIKLDLPAIIQIPIVIMAGVIAGAIFGGIVGLLKAKFGIHEVITSIMLNWIALYLSNFIVSTNVFHQPDSTSTYPINGSGFTTILGNWKTSDAGIQFLSQHKWLSEVLLKTDVNVGIIVAIIMAVLVSILLYKSAKGYELRAVGLNKDAAEFAGINVNRNIIQSMIIAGALSGLAGALAITGTSPHKLSTMAAFENNGFNGLSVALIAGSSPIGCIFGGLLYGGLLYGGQSIQSAIGAPSEIINIMIGTIVFFVALTKVVPALADKLLKRGEKNVK; this is translated from the coding sequence ATGAAAACAGTAGTAAAGATTCTTAAAAAGCCAGTTACTGCAACATTTATTGCAATATTTTTGGGATTTGTTGTTTCTGCAATAGTACTTAGTTTAGCAGGATATAATTCAATAGATGCTTTTAGTGCACTTTTTAATGGGATTTTTTCAAAACCTAAATATATGTCAAATACAATTATCAAAGCAACACCTATAATTTTAACTGGTCTTAGTGTTGCATTTGCATTTAAAACAGGGTTATTTAATATTGGAGCAGAAGGTCAATATATAATAGGAACAATTGCTGCAACAATGGTTGGAATTAAATTAGATTTACCTGCAATAATACAAATTCCTATAGTAATTATGGCTGGTGTAATAGCTGGAGCTATATTTGGGGGTATTGTAGGATTACTTAAGGCTAAATTTGGAATACATGAAGTCATAACAAGCATAATGTTAAATTGGATTGCATTATATTTATCTAATTTTATTGTATCAACAAATGTATTTCATCAACCAGATTCAACAAGTACTTACCCTATTAATGGATCAGGTTTTACTACTATACTAGGCAATTGGAAAACTTCTGATGCTGGAATTCAATTTCTTTCACAGCACAAATGGCTTTCAGAAGTCTTACTAAAAACAGATGTAAATGTTGGAATTATCGTTGCTATTATAATGGCTGTGTTAGTATCAATTCTACTGTATAAATCAGCTAAGGGATATGAATTACGTGCAGTTGGATTAAACAAAGATGCAGCAGAATTTGCAGGGATAAATGTTAATCGTAATATAATACAATCAATGATAATTGCAGGTGCATTATCAGGACTTGCAGGTGCACTCGCTATTACAGGAACATCACCGCATAAATTATCTACTATGGCAGCGTTTGAAAATAATGGATTCAATGGATTATCAGTTGCATTAATTGCAGGCAGTTCTCCAATTGGATGTATATTTGGAGGTCTATTATATGGTGGATTATTATATGGAGGACAATCTATACAATCTGCAATAGGTGCACCATCGGAAATAATTAATATTATGATAGGTACTATTGTATTCTTTGTTGCATTGACTAAAGTTGTACCTGCTTTAGCGGATAAACTTTTAAAGAGAGGTGAAAAAAATGTTAAATAG
- a CDS encoding ABC transporter permease produces MLNSILLLLSITLMYSAPLIFGALGGVVSERAGVVNIGIEGMMTIGAFTGAAVAYYTGNAWFGFLAAGISGGIIALLHAVASVTFNADQTISGIAINLLGSGFSLFLCRLLFEGATMTKPVTTKLPKIFSVDITVVLAVIITVVIWFILYKTKWGLRIRAVGEHPAAADTLGISVTRIRYICVIISGILAGFGGASMTLAIIAQFTPTAISGQGFIALAAVIFGKWTPHGAYGACILFGFAQALTVVLGGGNFVIPSQILAMLPYILTIVVLILFVGKSVAPKADGVPYEKGTR; encoded by the coding sequence ATGTTAAATAGCATATTATTATTATTAAGTATTACGCTCATGTATTCAGCACCATTAATTTTTGGAGCATTAGGTGGCGTTGTATCTGAACGTGCTGGAGTTGTAAATATTGGAATTGAAGGAATGATGACTATAGGTGCTTTTACTGGTGCAGCAGTAGCATATTATACTGGTAATGCATGGTTTGGTTTCTTGGCAGCAGGAATTTCAGGTGGAATAATTGCTTTATTACATGCAGTTGCTTCTGTAACATTTAATGCAGATCAAACAATTTCAGGTATTGCTATAAACCTCTTAGGATCTGGTTTTTCTTTATTCTTATGCAGATTATTATTTGAAGGTGCTACAATGACTAAACCGGTTACTACTAAATTACCTAAAATATTTAGTGTAGATATTACAGTTGTTTTAGCAGTTATAATAACAGTAGTTATATGGTTTATTTTATATAAAACTAAATGGGGACTTCGTATTCGTGCAGTAGGAGAACATCCAGCAGCAGCAGATACCCTTGGAATTAGTGTAACTAGAATTCGTTACATATGTGTAATAATCTCTGGAATACTAGCAGGATTTGGAGGAGCATCTATGACACTAGCCATAATTGCACAATTCACTCCAACAGCAATTAGTGGGCAAGGATTTATTGCTTTAGCTGCAGTTATTTTTGGAAAATGGACTCCACATGGTGCATATGGAGCTTGTATATTATTTGGATTTGCACAAGCATTGACTGTTGTATTAGGTGGCGGAAACTTTGTTATTCCTTCACAAATACTTGCAATGTTACCTTATATTCTAACAATTGTAGTTTTAATTCTTTTTGTTGGAAAATCAGTTGCACCAAAGGCTGACGGAGTACCTTACGAAAAAGGAACACGTTAG
- the deoC gene encoding deoxyribose-phosphate aldolase, which produces MDIAKYIDHTILKPEATVEDVKKLCREAKEYNFASVCVNGCYAKLVSTELAGSDVKTCVVVGFPLGAMTKEAKAFETSDAIKNGADEIDMVINVGALKDKNYDLLKQDIEAVVNAAKDKAIVKVIIETCLLTDEEKVKACEIAKEAKADFVKTSTGFSTGGATKEDIALMRKTVGEGLGVKASGGVRDYNTAMDMINAGASRIGASAGIAIVSESK; this is translated from the coding sequence ATGGATATAGCTAAATATATAGACCACACAATATTAAAACCAGAAGCAACAGTTGAGGATGTAAAAAAACTTTGCAGAGAAGCAAAGGAATATAATTTTGCATCTGTTTGTGTAAATGGATGCTATGCAAAATTAGTTAGCACTGAACTTGCCGGAAGTGATGTAAAAACTTGCGTAGTAGTTGGATTTCCATTAGGTGCTATGACTAAAGAAGCAAAGGCATTTGAGACAAGTGATGCCATTAAAAATGGTGCTGATGAAATAGATATGGTTATAAATGTAGGCGCGTTAAAAGATAAGAATTATGACCTTCTTAAGCAAGATATAGAAGCAGTAGTGAATGCAGCTAAAGATAAAGCGATAGTTAAGGTTATTATTGAAACATGTCTGTTAACAGATGAAGAAAAAGTTAAAGCATGTGAAATAGCTAAAGAAGCCAAAGCTGATTTTGTTAAAACATCAACAGGTTTTTCAACAGGTGGAGCTACAAAAGAAGATATAGCACTTATGAGAAAAACTGTAGGAGAAGGTTTAGGAGTAAAAGCATCAGGTGGTGTTAGAGATTACAATACTGCTATGGATATGATAAATGCAGGAGCGAGCAGAATAGGTGCAAGTGCGGGTATTGCTATTGTTAGTGAAAGTAAATAA
- a CDS encoding pyrimidine-nucleoside phosphorylase: MKMIDIIGKKRAGMELTTEEISFFIQNYTDGSIPDYQVSALLMAICFQKMNMRETSDLTMAMVSSGDVLDLSNIEGIKVDKHSTGGVGDTTTLVLTPMVAALGIPVAKMSGRGLGHTGGTIDKLESFTGFSVEISEEQFINNVNNNKIAIMAQTADLAPADKKLYALRDVTATVENISLISSSIMSKKIAAGADAIVLDVKVGDGAFMKSFEDAKELAEAMVSIGKSVDRNTVAVISDMDQPLGFAVGNALEVKEAIDTLNGVGPKDLLELCLTLGSNMVVLARKAETVEEAREMLIKVIEDKSALKKLKEFIVSQGGNSNQVDNTELLPKAKYVVEVKSEIDGYVSKIDSQHIGLIAMELGAGRATKEDDIDLAVGIVLNKKRGEKVLKGDTLAFIHSNNENKIEKATKDIIDSYHITSENKEAVPLIYGVIR; this comes from the coding sequence ATGAAAATGATTGATATAATAGGTAAAAAAAGAGCAGGAATGGAACTTACTACAGAAGAAATAAGTTTCTTTATTCAAAATTATACAGATGGTAGTATTCCAGACTATCAAGTATCAGCATTACTAATGGCAATTTGTTTTCAAAAAATGAATATGAGAGAAACATCAGATCTTACTATGGCAATGGTGAGTTCTGGTGATGTTCTTGATTTATCAAATATAGAAGGAATAAAAGTTGATAAGCATAGTACAGGTGGAGTTGGAGATACAACAACTCTTGTACTTACACCAATGGTTGCAGCACTTGGTATTCCTGTTGCAAAAATGTCAGGTAGAGGACTTGGACACACTGGTGGAACAATAGATAAATTGGAATCTTTTACGGGATTTTCAGTTGAAATAAGTGAGGAACAATTTATAAATAATGTAAATAATAATAAGATAGCTATAATGGCACAAACTGCAGATCTAGCCCCTGCGGATAAGAAATTATATGCTTTAAGAGATGTTACGGCTACAGTTGAAAATATATCACTTATTTCATCAAGTATAATGAGTAAAAAAATAGCCGCAGGAGCAGATGCTATTGTACTAGACGTAAAAGTTGGTGATGGAGCATTTATGAAATCTTTTGAAGATGCTAAAGAACTTGCAGAGGCTATGGTTAGCATTGGAAAAAGTGTTGATAGAAATACAGTAGCAGTAATATCTGATATGGATCAACCTTTAGGATTTGCAGTTGGAAATGCATTAGAAGTTAAAGAAGCAATTGATACATTAAATGGTGTTGGACCAAAAGATTTATTAGAATTATGTTTAACTCTTGGAAGTAACATGGTAGTTCTTGCAAGGAAAGCTGAAACTGTAGAAGAAGCTAGAGAAATGTTAATTAAGGTTATAGAAGATAAATCAGCATTAAAAAAACTAAAAGAATTTATTGTATCTCAAGGAGGTAATTCAAACCAAGTTGATAATACTGAACTTTTACCAAAAGCAAAGTATGTTGTAGAAGTTAAAAGTGAAATAGATGGATATGTTTCAAAAATAGATTCACAGCATATAGGTCTTATAGCTATGGAACTTGGAGCAGGTAGAGCTACAAAGGAAGATGATATAGATTTAGCAGTTGGAATAGTATTGAACAAAAAAAGAGGCGAAAAAGTATTAAAAGGTGATACATTAGCTTTTATACATTCAAATAATGAAAACAAAATAGAAAAGGCAACCAAAGACATAATTGATAGTTATCATATAACAAGCGAAAATAAGGAAGCGGTTCCATTAATTTATGGAGTTATAAGATAG
- a CDS encoding phosphopentomutase, with product MIDRVIWIVLDSVGMGEMPDAEKFGDVGANTIGNISKAVGGLSIPNMVRLGLGNIENIKGVDKCEAPIGCYARFEEASNGKDTTTGHWEMGGVVSKVAFPTYPNGFPSEVIEKFEKLTGRRVIGNKPASGTAILDEIAEEQMKDGSVIVYTSADSVFQIAAHEEVVPLDELYRMCKIAREMLDGENAVARVIARPFVGTPGKFTRTPNRRDFSLIPPYDTVLNKIKNKGLDVIGVGKIEDIFCGQGITEAVHTKDNMDGVDKTLEYIKQDNKGLIFTNLVDFDMKWGHRNDFKAYAKGLEEFDVRLKEIVDAMKDNDVLFITADHGCDPTMPGTDHSREHVPFLAYGKSLKENVDLGTRNSFADMGQTLADILNVEKIQNGESFLKEIHI from the coding sequence ATGATAGATAGAGTTATATGGATAGTTTTAGATAGTGTTGGTATGGGAGAAATGCCAGATGCAGAGAAATTTGGAGATGTTGGTGCAAATACAATAGGAAATATCTCTAAAGCAGTAGGTGGATTAAGTATACCTAACATGGTAAGACTTGGACTTGGGAATATTGAAAACATCAAGGGCGTTGATAAATGTGAAGCACCAATAGGATGTTATGCTAGATTTGAAGAAGCATCTAATGGTAAGGATACAACAACTGGTCATTGGGAAATGGGTGGAGTTGTTTCAAAAGTAGCATTCCCAACCTATCCAAATGGTTTTCCAAGTGAAGTTATAGAAAAATTTGAAAAATTAACTGGAAGAAGAGTAATAGGAAATAAACCAGCATCAGGTACAGCTATTTTAGATGAGATTGCGGAAGAACAAATGAAAGATGGCAGTGTTATTGTTTATACTTCAGCAGATAGTGTATTTCAAATAGCAGCTCATGAAGAAGTAGTTCCATTAGATGAACTATATAGAATGTGCAAAATAGCAAGAGAAATGCTAGATGGAGAGAATGCTGTTGCAAGAGTAATAGCAAGGCCCTTTGTTGGAACCCCAGGAAAGTTCACTAGGACTCCTAATAGAAGAGATTTCTCATTAATACCACCATATGATACTGTTTTAAATAAAATAAAGAATAAAGGACTAGATGTAATTGGAGTTGGAAAGATAGAAGATATTTTCTGTGGCCAAGGAATCACAGAAGCAGTTCATACTAAAGATAATATGGATGGTGTAGACAAGACTTTAGAGTACATCAAACAAGATAATAAAGGATTAATATTCACTAACCTTGTTGACTTTGACATGAAGTGGGGACATCGTAATGACTTTAAAGCTTATGCAAAGGGATTAGAAGAATTTGACGTAAGACTTAAAGAAATTGTAGATGCAATGAAAGATAATGATGTTTTATTTATAACAGCAGATCATGGGTGTGATCCTACAATGCCAGGAACAGATCATAGCAGAGAACATGTTCCATTTTTAGCATATGGAAAAAGTTTAAAAGAAAATGTTGATTTAGGAACTAGAAATTCATTTGCAGATATGGGGCAAACTTTAGCTGATATATTAAATGTAGAAAAGATACAAAATGGAGAAAGCTTCTTAAAAGAGATACACATATAA
- a CDS encoding cytidine deaminase: MDYKKLIKVALDYRNRAYSPYSDFKVGAAVLFESGKIYGGCNIENASFGATNCAERTGIFKGISEGETEIKAVAVVGSLEEYTYPCGICRQVIAEFGDQNVKIIIAKSEDDYIVKDMNDILPGAFTKSDLGK; the protein is encoded by the coding sequence ATGGATTATAAAAAACTTATAAAAGTAGCTTTAGACTATAGGAATAGAGCATATTCACCTTATTCAGATTTTAAAGTAGGTGCAGCAGTGCTTTTTGAAAGTGGAAAAATATATGGTGGATGTAATATAGAAAATGCATCCTTTGGCGCTACAAATTGTGCTGAGAGAACTGGAATATTTAAAGGTATATCAGAAGGCGAAACAGAAATAAAAGCTGTAGCTGTAGTTGGAAGTCTCGAAGAATACACATATCCTTGTGGGATTTGTCGTCAAGTAATTGCAGAATTTGGTGACCAAAATGTGAAAATTATAATAGCTAAAAGTGAAGATGATTATATAGTAAAAGATATGAATGATATTTTACCGGGAGCTTTTACAAAATCTGATCTTGGAAAATAG
- the deoD gene encoding purine-nucleoside phosphorylase, giving the protein MSIHINAPEGAIAESVLLPGDPLRAKFIAETFLEDAVCYNEVRGMYGFTGTYKGKKISVQGTGMGIPSISIYTNELIQSYGVKNLIRVGTCGGYSEKVKVRDLIIAMSASTDSNLNLVRFQGRTFAPTASFELLKPAYDIAVQKGFDPKVGSIYSSDVFYGDDNEDWKKWAKFGCLGVEMEAAALYTIAAKYGANALALLTVSDHFVTGEVTSAEERQTTFTNMMEVALETIAGLNV; this is encoded by the coding sequence ATGAGTATTCATATTAATGCACCAGAAGGTGCTATAGCAGAAAGCGTATTATTACCAGGAGATCCTTTAAGAGCTAAGTTTATTGCAGAAACGTTTTTAGAAGATGCGGTTTGCTACAATGAAGTTAGAGGGATGTATGGATTTACAGGAACTTATAAAGGAAAGAAAATTTCAGTTCAAGGAACAGGAATGGGTATACCATCAATATCAATATATACTAATGAATTAATTCAAAGCTATGGAGTTAAAAATCTTATAAGAGTCGGAACTTGTGGTGGATATAGTGAAAAAGTTAAAGTTAGAGATCTTATAATAGCAATGTCAGCTTCAACAGATTCAAATCTTAACTTAGTAAGATTTCAAGGTAGAACATTTGCACCAACAGCAAGCTTCGAATTATTAAAACCTGCATATGACATAGCAGTTCAAAAAGGTTTTGATCCTAAAGTAGGAAGCATATATAGTTCAGATGTATTTTATGGTGATGACAATGAAGATTGGAAAAAATGGGCTAAATTCGGATGTTTAGGAGTAGAAATGGAGGCGGCTGCGTTATATACAATTGCAGCTAAATATGGAGCTAATGCATTAGCATTGCTTACAGTAAGTGATCATTTTGTAACTGGAGAAGTTACAAGTGCAGAAGAAAGACAAACAACATTTACAAATATGATGGAAGTTGCATTAGAGACTATAGCTGGATTAAATGTGTAA
- a CDS encoding Uma2 family endonuclease, translating to MDSSIKEEWIDKEVLMSPRPEHNHMEIQYSIGFKFKEYFDKSCKVAIEESLFLTKDNPIEIKKDLLKLKELISAKKAELVPDIAVYCDKEQVFRRGFLGIPQLVVEILSPNNADDDTEKKKEIYRKYGVSEYWIVSPMSKRVFVYSLENETFKLAGEYNFVKEDIKSNRFESLVININDVELVDDEEF from the coding sequence ATGGATAGCTCAATAAAAGAGGAGTGGATTGATAAAGAAGTTCTGATGTCTCCAAGACCAGAACATAATCATATGGAAATCCAATATTCAATTGGTTTTAAATTCAAAGAATATTTCGATAAATCATGTAAGGTTGCTATAGAGGAATCTTTATTCTTAACTAAAGATAATCCAATTGAAATTAAAAAAGATCTTTTAAAGCTAAAAGAACTAATTTCAGCAAAAAAAGCAGAATTAGTACCTGACATAGCAGTTTATTGCGATAAAGAGCAGGTGTTTAGGAGAGGTTTCTTAGGTATACCACAGTTGGTAGTAGAAATACTAAGTCCTAACAATGCAGATGATGATACAGAAAAGAAAAAAGAGATTTATAGAAAATATGGAGTTTCAGAATACTGGATTGTTTCTCCAATGTCTAAAAGAGTTTTTGTTTATTCTTTAGAAAATGAAACTTTTAAACTGGCGGGCGAGTATAATTTTGTCAAAGAAGATATTAAGTCAAACAGATTTGAAAGTTTAGTAATAAATATTAATGATGTAGAATTGGTTGATGATGAAGAATTTTAA